CATGGAGCTTTTGGGGCACTTGCATTTGGAATTGGAACAAGTGATGTAGAACATGTTTTGGCATCTCAAACAATTTGGCTTGAAAAGCCAAAACCCTTTGAAATAAGAATTGAAGGAAAAAGAAAGAATCCTCATGCTGTTACTGCAAAAGATATCATTCTATCTATTATCAAAAATATTGGAACTGGAGGCGGCACAGGTACGGTTGTAGAGTATCGTGGTCAGGGAATTACAGATCTTTCAATGGAGCAAAGAATGACTATTTGTAATATGTCAATAGAGGCAGGAGCAAGAGCAGGATTGATTGCCCCTGATGAAAAAACCTTTGAGTATCTTAGAGGTAGAAAATACACTCCAAAAAATTATGAATCTTTAGTTGATTATTGGAGAGATGAGCTAAAAACTGACAATGACGCAAAATTTGAAAAACAATTCATTTTGCATATTGATGATATTGCACCTCAAGTAAGTTGGGGAACAAATCCTGGAATGACATGTGATGTAACTGAATCAATTCCTACTCCTGAAGAATTCTCAAAAGGAGATCCTAATCAACAAAAGGGCGCAGAAAAAGCCCTTGATTATATGGATCTTAAAGCTGGTACTCCTATTGAAGAAATTAAAATCGATAGAGTTTTCATTGGTTCATGTACTAATGCAAGATTAGAGGATCTTATTGAAGCATCCAAAGTAATCAAAGGGCAAAAAATTTCTCCACATGTTAGAGCAATGGTTGTTCCAGGATCACAAATGGTAAAAAAACAAGCTGAAGATATGGGTCTTGATAAAATTTTCATTGATGCAAATTTTGAATGGCGGGA
The window above is part of the Nitrosopumilus sp. genome. Proteins encoded here:
- the leuC gene encoding 3-isopropylmalate dehydratase large subunit, with translation MGKTLFEKIWDSHTVVENNSGPSLIYVDRHLVHEVTSPQAFDGLRMNNRKVRRPDLTIATMDHNVPTNDRSLPILDQTSAIQIQTLEKNCNDFGITLFGINSPNQGIVHVIGPQLGITLPGSTIVCGDSHTSTHGAFGALAFGIGTSDVEHVLASQTIWLEKPKPFEIRIEGKRKNPHAVTAKDIILSIIKNIGTGGGTGTVVEYRGQGITDLSMEQRMTICNMSIEAGARAGLIAPDEKTFEYLRGRKYTPKNYESLVDYWRDELKTDNDAKFEKQFILHIDDIAPQVSWGTNPGMTCDVTESIPTPEEFSKGDPNQQKGAEKALDYMDLKAGTPIEEIKIDRVFIGSCTNARLEDLIEASKVIKGQKISPHVRAMVVPGSQMVKKQAEDMGLDKIFIDANFEWREAGCSMCLGMNPDILSPGERCASTSNRNFEGRQGTGGRTHLVSPVMAAAAAIHGHFVDVRNMDLN